One region of Catenuloplanes indicus genomic DNA includes:
- a CDS encoding M14 family metallopeptidase codes for MRAAVVLALAVTIGTAGPARADAGAEQLEVYTGTVTPVQADRMRASGLDVEGAGAVEAVLTRRQADRLAARGVRLTPRTVRGERASDALRAQARAGWTAYRSYSEPGGLRDELTATAARYPNLAKVETIGRTVRGKPILAVKVTADARRVPDGKRPAVLYAGAQHAREWITPEMVRRLYHHVLTGYGADPEITRLLDTTELWFLPVANPDGYDHTFTEGNRLWRKNLRDNDGDGRIAPGDGVDLNRNFGYRWGYDDEGSSGDPAAETYRGAAAASEPETRALDGLFARVGFEFFVNYHSAAQLLLYGVGWQVATPSPDDVIYRALAGDDAHPAVPGYDPDLAAELYTTNGDTDSHAAERYGTLGFTPEMSTCKVAADSVPDDRWRAEDCASDFIFPDDERLISAEFTKNVPFALAVAAAAKDPALTHSTPDLTADPFAVSYGTSQPVAVTARRGLKRVALHYRINGGTPGTAPAREWTGGERYGTDGTRWFTELRGTVPAQRPGDRVEVWFSGEKDGVTVTGGRFGYTVAEDIGGDVLLLAAEDVTGTSPDQAGTSARYAAAHAESLGRAGFDTDVYDVDARGRTAPHHLGVLSHYRAVVWETGDDVIPRAKGQPNGTTTRAAAATELAVRDYLNEGGKLLAGGQHAFYPQSLNGGAVYHQTGPGECTDAGSAACIGLSNDFLQYWLGAYTYAGGVQKHPLTGTGGAFRGWTGTLDDGQKHTATFLSTRGYSHVPVGWDRPGAAPYGPATGDRYVWSGRHDAAYQRLSRRVTVPAGKHASLRFATSYDIEKNWDFLIVEARRAGTDEWTTLPEAGGRTSTAPGESCPVELHPELGRYLTEDGAACASTGRWHAATGASGGWQRWTVDLSGYAGSEVEVAITYVTDWGTTGLGVFVDDATVMVGGSTVSATSFEDGLAGWTAPEGWTATPRVFEDGAVVTTPDTVLLGFGLEGLAPAARDDLVRRAMTHLKIKPRTRSGVR; via the coding sequence ATGAGAGCAGCCGTGGTGCTCGCGCTGGCCGTCACGATCGGCACCGCCGGGCCCGCCCGCGCGGACGCCGGGGCGGAGCAGCTGGAGGTCTACACCGGCACGGTGACACCCGTCCAGGCCGACCGCATGCGCGCTTCCGGTCTGGACGTCGAGGGCGCCGGCGCGGTCGAGGCGGTGCTGACCCGGCGGCAGGCCGACCGGCTCGCCGCGCGGGGCGTCCGGCTCACGCCGCGGACCGTGCGCGGTGAGCGGGCCTCGGACGCGCTGCGCGCCCAGGCGCGGGCCGGGTGGACCGCGTACCGGTCGTACAGCGAGCCGGGCGGGCTGCGCGACGAGCTGACCGCGACCGCGGCCCGGTACCCGAACCTGGCGAAAGTGGAGACGATCGGCCGTACCGTGCGGGGAAAGCCGATCCTCGCGGTGAAGGTGACCGCGGACGCGCGCCGGGTGCCGGACGGGAAACGCCCGGCCGTGCTCTACGCGGGCGCCCAGCACGCCCGAGAGTGGATCACGCCGGAGATGGTCCGGCGGCTCTACCACCACGTGCTCACCGGCTACGGCGCCGACCCGGAGATCACCCGGCTGCTGGACACCACCGAGCTGTGGTTCCTGCCGGTCGCGAACCCGGACGGCTACGACCACACGTTCACCGAGGGCAACCGGCTCTGGCGCAAGAACCTGCGGGACAACGACGGCGACGGCCGGATCGCACCCGGCGACGGCGTGGACCTCAACCGCAACTTCGGCTACCGCTGGGGGTACGACGACGAGGGCTCGTCCGGCGACCCGGCCGCGGAGACGTACCGGGGTGCCGCGGCCGCCTCCGAGCCGGAGACGCGCGCGCTGGACGGGCTGTTCGCGCGCGTCGGATTCGAGTTCTTCGTCAACTACCACTCGGCCGCGCAGCTGCTGCTCTACGGCGTCGGCTGGCAGGTCGCCACGCCGTCGCCGGACGACGTGATCTACCGCGCGCTGGCCGGTGACGACGCGCACCCGGCCGTGCCGGGCTACGACCCGGATCTGGCCGCGGAGCTCTACACCACGAACGGTGACACGGACTCGCACGCGGCGGAGCGCTACGGCACGCTCGGGTTCACGCCGGAGATGTCCACCTGCAAGGTCGCGGCCGACTCGGTGCCGGACGACCGGTGGCGGGCCGAGGACTGCGCCAGCGACTTCATCTTCCCGGACGACGAACGGCTGATCTCGGCGGAGTTCACCAAGAACGTGCCGTTCGCGCTCGCGGTCGCCGCGGCCGCGAAGGACCCGGCGCTGACGCACAGCACGCCGGACCTCACCGCCGACCCGTTCGCCGTCTCGTACGGCACGTCCCAGCCGGTGGCCGTGACCGCCCGCCGCGGGCTGAAGCGCGTCGCGCTGCACTACCGGATCAACGGGGGTACGCCGGGGACCGCACCGGCCCGGGAGTGGACCGGCGGCGAGCGCTACGGCACCGACGGCACCCGCTGGTTCACCGAGCTGCGCGGCACCGTCCCCGCCCAGCGGCCGGGCGACCGGGTGGAGGTGTGGTTCAGCGGCGAGAAGGACGGCGTCACGGTCACCGGCGGGCGGTTCGGCTACACCGTCGCCGAGGACATCGGCGGTGACGTGCTCCTCCTCGCGGCCGAGGACGTCACCGGGACCAGCCCGGACCAGGCCGGCACGTCCGCCCGGTACGCCGCGGCGCATGCCGAGTCGCTGGGCCGGGCCGGCTTCGACACCGACGTGTACGACGTCGACGCGCGCGGCCGGACCGCGCCGCACCACCTCGGCGTGCTGTCCCACTACCGGGCCGTGGTCTGGGAGACCGGCGACGACGTGATCCCGCGCGCCAAGGGCCAGCCGAACGGCACCACCACGCGCGCCGCGGCCGCGACCGAGCTGGCGGTCCGCGACTACCTCAACGAGGGCGGCAAGCTGCTGGCCGGTGGGCAGCACGCGTTCTACCCGCAGTCGCTCAACGGCGGCGCGGTGTACCACCAGACCGGGCCGGGGGAGTGCACGGACGCCGGCTCGGCCGCGTGCATCGGGCTGTCCAACGACTTCCTGCAGTACTGGCTGGGCGCGTACACGTACGCCGGCGGTGTGCAGAAGCACCCGCTGACCGGAACCGGCGGCGCGTTCCGCGGCTGGACCGGCACGCTGGACGACGGGCAGAAGCACACGGCCACGTTCCTGAGCACGCGCGGCTACTCGCACGTGCCGGTCGGCTGGGACCGGCCCGGCGCCGCGCCGTACGGCCCGGCGACCGGCGACCGCTACGTGTGGAGCGGCCGGCACGACGCGGCCTACCAGCGGCTCAGCCGCCGGGTCACGGTGCCGGCCGGCAAGCACGCGTCGCTGCGGTTCGCCACGTCGTACGACATCGAGAAGAACTGGGACTTCCTGATCGTCGAGGCGCGGCGGGCCGGCACGGACGAATGGACCACGCTGCCCGAGGCCGGTGGCCGGACGAGCACCGCGCCCGGCGAGAGCTGTCCGGTGGAGCTGCACCCGGAGCTGGGCCGCTACCTGACCGAGGACGGTGCCGCGTGCGCCTCCACCGGGCGCTGGCATGCGGCGACCGGTGCGTCCGGCGGCTGGCAGCGGTGGACCGTGGACCTGTCCGGATACGCCGGGTCCGAGGTCGAGGTCGCCATCACGTACGTCACCGACTGGGGCACCACCGGCCTCGGCGTGTTCGTCGACGACGCCACCGTCATGGTCGGCGGCAGCACGGTGTCGGCCACGTCGTTCGAGGACGGCCTCGCCGGCTGGACCGCGCCGGAGGGCTGGACCGCCACGCCGCGGGTGTTCGAGGACGGCGCGGTGGTCACCACGCCGGACACGGTCCTGCTCGGCTTCGGCCTGGAGGGCTTGGCCCCGGCCGCGCGCGACGACCTGGTGCGGCGTGCCATGACGCACCTGAAGATCAAGCCCAGGACCCGTTCGGGGGTACGGTGA
- a CDS encoding DUF6401 family natural product biosynthesis protein — MNNDIPAVTAQGLDAELLLNADLLFLDEVMARVGVDGITAAYANAGLLAAVDQHAAAVRESLRDAGRAIDAPALAAYGRSIAAAARRAGRFLPDPGGAHVAPLDWLTAEWHLLRLVAVCMLAEDAAVL; from the coding sequence ATGAACAACGACATCCCCGCGGTGACCGCCCAGGGCCTCGACGCCGAGCTCCTGCTCAACGCCGACCTGCTCTTCCTGGACGAGGTCATGGCCCGGGTCGGCGTCGACGGCATCACGGCCGCCTACGCCAACGCCGGCCTGCTCGCCGCGGTGGATCAGCACGCGGCCGCGGTCCGTGAGTCGCTGCGCGACGCCGGGCGCGCGATCGACGCGCCCGCGCTCGCGGCCTACGGCCGGTCGATCGCGGCGGCCGCGCGCCGGGCCGGGCGGTTCCTGCCGGACCCGGGCGGCGCGCACGTGGCGCCGCTGGACTGGCTGACCGCGGAGTGGCACCTGCTCCGGCTGGTCGCGGTGTGCATGCTGGCGGAGGACGCCGCCGTGCTCTGA
- a CDS encoding LamG-like jellyroll fold domain-containing protein, whose translation MKVPTMLLAAAAFALLPATAATAAPAAPAAAASTIVAKYTFDSAASTVNDASGRGLPLKMRAADGGAVRYVTKGSGRALAFPVRCAANAAKCPRVLLEGGDDSDLDPGTKPFSYGLTLAATAAAVGSESNILQKGVADAQGQWKLQIGGKKKLPSCVIAGAGKGAKRYIAKSSQSVLDNKWHTVTCQRTATQLIIWVDGQNRGSVAVPSSVSISNNLPLRIGAQNLNAKQTAFGGAIDDVVVAVG comes from the coding sequence ATGAAGGTTCCCACCATGTTGCTGGCCGCGGCCGCGTTCGCGCTGCTGCCGGCCACCGCGGCGACCGCCGCACCGGCCGCACCCGCGGCCGCCGCGTCCACGATCGTCGCGAAGTACACGTTCGACAGCGCCGCCAGCACCGTCAACGACGCGTCCGGGCGCGGCCTGCCGCTGAAGATGCGCGCGGCCGACGGGGGCGCGGTCCGCTACGTCACCAAGGGGTCCGGGCGCGCGCTCGCGTTCCCGGTCCGCTGCGCCGCGAACGCGGCCAAGTGCCCGCGCGTGCTCCTCGAGGGCGGCGACGACTCCGACCTCGACCCGGGCACCAAGCCGTTCTCGTACGGCCTGACGCTCGCCGCCACCGCCGCCGCGGTCGGCAGCGAGTCGAACATCCTGCAGAAGGGTGTCGCGGACGCGCAGGGCCAGTGGAAGCTGCAGATCGGCGGCAAGAAGAAGCTGCCGTCCTGCGTGATCGCCGGTGCCGGCAAGGGCGCGAAGCGCTACATCGCGAAGTCCTCGCAGAGCGTGCTGGACAACAAGTGGCACACCGTCACCTGCCAGCGCACCGCCACCCAGCTGATCATCTGGGTGGACGGCCAGAACCGCGGCTCGGTCGCGGTCCCGTCCAGCGTCAGCATCAGCAACAACCTCCCGCTGCGCATCGGCGCCCAGAACCTGAACGCCAAGCAGACCGCATTCGGCGGCGCCATCGACGACGTGGTGGTCGCGGTCGGCTGA
- a CDS encoding NAD(P)-dependent alcohol dehydrogenase → MKAIVQQRYGAAPAVLEVGEVAMPAAGPGDVLVRVHAAAVNAADWHIMRGDPWIARLATPAIFGRRGPKQPIRGRDIAGVVEAVGPGVERFAPGDEVYGDLGDAGGAFAEYAVAPSTSLAAKPADLTFVEAAAVPLAGSTALYGLRDLAGVRAGQRVLINGASGGVGTFAVQIAAAIGAEVTGVCSTRNVELISSLGASDVIDYTRTDFAALGRHWDVVFDLAARRTLADCRRALTPDGTLLLAGGGVFEGGSLFGPMTIQVQGRLLARAARPQRLLPLQIRPRAAYLDALRDLIESGAVRPVIEKTYPLAAAAEAVHHLEQEHTRAKLVLTVV, encoded by the coding sequence ATGAAGGCCATCGTGCAGCAGCGGTACGGAGCCGCTCCCGCAGTGCTCGAGGTCGGGGAGGTCGCGATGCCCGCGGCCGGGCCCGGCGACGTCCTGGTCCGGGTCCACGCCGCCGCGGTCAACGCGGCCGACTGGCACATCATGCGCGGTGACCCGTGGATCGCCCGGCTGGCCACACCCGCGATCTTCGGGCGGCGCGGGCCGAAGCAGCCGATCCGTGGCCGGGACATCGCGGGCGTGGTGGAGGCGGTCGGGCCGGGGGTGGAGCGGTTCGCGCCCGGCGACGAGGTCTACGGCGATCTCGGCGACGCCGGTGGCGCGTTCGCGGAGTACGCGGTCGCGCCGTCCACCAGCCTCGCGGCCAAGCCGGCCGATCTGACGTTCGTCGAGGCCGCGGCCGTGCCGCTGGCCGGCAGCACCGCGCTGTACGGGTTGCGCGACCTGGCCGGTGTGCGGGCCGGCCAGCGAGTGCTGATCAACGGCGCCTCCGGTGGCGTCGGCACGTTCGCGGTGCAGATCGCGGCCGCGATCGGCGCGGAGGTGACCGGCGTGTGCAGCACCCGGAACGTCGAGTTGATCTCCTCGCTCGGCGCGTCGGACGTCATCGACTACACACGCACCGACTTCGCGGCGCTCGGCCGGCACTGGGACGTCGTCTTCGACCTGGCCGCACGGCGCACGCTGGCGGACTGCCGGCGCGCGCTCACGCCGGACGGCACGTTGCTGCTGGCCGGCGGCGGTGTGTTCGAGGGCGGCAGCCTGTTCGGGCCGATGACCATCCAGGTGCAGGGGCGGCTGCTGGCCCGGGCCGCCCGCCCGCAGCGGCTGCTCCCGCTGCAGATCCGGCCGCGCGCGGCGTACCTGGACGCGCTCCGTGACCTGATCGAGTCCGGCGCGGTCCGCCCGGTGATCGAGAAGACGTATCCGCTGGCCGCGGCCGCGGAGGCGGTCCATCACCTGGAGCAGGAGCACACCCGGGCCAAGCTGGTGCTGACCGTGGTGTGA
- a CDS encoding methyl-accepting chemotaxis protein produces MRSLSMRTSLLATAAVALVVALVVGGLSVVRMSAIADRAESVYDEALRPLSVVQDIEQLIWHSRWASLSNLTGTDPVKVKAYAEETAAMLDQVSVRIDEYAGLTVTDAERAAMATFTDNWATYLDLRQQSAALKQAGKLEEWQAFRSSTLNPSIVTAMEDLTALKELSQAHATGTAAAARRTADQARTVIIIVLVAGVVLAAAFSLLVARGLVRRLAGLESVLAAMAAGDLTERPADTAGDEIGRMSRAVHQANAQMRAAVRTLAEASTGLAERSTELQRASGTLSSNTDEASGRVSSIDEAAGEVTAGVSAVASGAEEMGAAIREIAVSATEAAQVAADAVRVASQAEELMTKLDTSSAEIDSVVKVITAIAGQTNLLALNATIEAARAGESGKGFAVVAGEVKDLAQETAKATEEISRRIEAIQVDTRTAVESISGIGEIIGRINDYQNTIASAVEEQSATTNGMTSDLNRAAGGTSQISSQIGEVVQVTAATREAAHATETAAGDLARISGDLRAAVSGFRY; encoded by the coding sequence ATGCGGTCCCTGAGTATGCGCACCAGCCTGCTGGCCACGGCCGCGGTCGCGCTGGTCGTGGCCCTGGTGGTCGGTGGGCTGAGCGTGGTGCGGATGTCCGCGATCGCGGACCGCGCCGAGTCGGTGTACGACGAGGCGCTGCGGCCGCTGAGCGTGGTGCAGGACATCGAGCAGCTGATCTGGCACTCCCGGTGGGCCAGCCTGTCGAACCTGACCGGCACCGACCCGGTGAAGGTCAAGGCGTACGCGGAGGAGACCGCGGCGATGCTCGACCAGGTGTCGGTGCGCATCGACGAGTACGCCGGGCTGACCGTGACGGACGCGGAGCGGGCCGCGATGGCCACGTTCACCGACAACTGGGCGACGTACCTGGACCTGCGGCAGCAGTCCGCGGCGCTGAAGCAGGCCGGGAAGCTCGAGGAGTGGCAGGCGTTCCGCAGCAGCACGCTGAACCCGTCCATCGTCACCGCGATGGAGGACCTGACCGCGCTGAAGGAGCTGTCCCAGGCGCACGCCACCGGGACCGCGGCCGCTGCCCGCCGCACCGCCGACCAGGCCCGTACCGTGATCATTATTGTGCTGGTCGCCGGTGTCGTGCTCGCCGCGGCGTTCTCGCTGCTGGTGGCGCGCGGCCTGGTCCGGCGGCTGGCCGGGCTGGAGTCGGTGCTGGCCGCGATGGCCGCCGGTGACCTGACCGAACGCCCGGCCGACACCGCCGGTGACGAGATCGGCCGGATGTCCCGGGCCGTGCACCAGGCGAACGCGCAGATGCGCGCAGCCGTGCGTACGCTCGCGGAGGCCAGCACCGGGCTGGCCGAGCGGTCCACCGAGCTGCAGCGGGCCAGCGGCACGTTGTCCAGCAACACGGACGAGGCATCCGGCCGGGTCAGCTCGATCGACGAGGCCGCCGGCGAGGTGACCGCCGGCGTCAGCGCGGTCGCCAGCGGCGCCGAGGAGATGGGCGCCGCGATCCGCGAGATCGCGGTCAGCGCCACCGAGGCCGCCCAGGTCGCCGCGGACGCGGTCCGGGTCGCGTCCCAGGCCGAGGAACTGATGACGAAGCTGGACACGTCCTCCGCGGAGATCGACAGCGTGGTCAAGGTGATCACCGCGATCGCCGGCCAGACGAACCTGCTCGCGCTGAACGCCACCATCGAGGCCGCCCGCGCCGGCGAGTCCGGCAAGGGCTTCGCGGTGGTCGCCGGCGAGGTCAAGGACCTGGCGCAGGAGACCGCGAAGGCCACTGAGGAGATCAGCCGCCGGATCGAGGCGATCCAGGTGGACACGCGCACCGCGGTCGAGTCGATCTCCGGCATCGGCGAGATCATCGGCCGGATCAACGACTACCAGAACACGATCGCGTCCGCCGTCGAGGAGCAGAGCGCCACCACGAACGGCATGACGTCCGACCTGAACCGCGCCGCCGGCGGCACCTCCCAGATCAGCAGCCAGATCGGCGAGGTCGTGCAGGTGACGGCCGCCACCCGCGAGGCCGCCCACGCCACCGAGACCGCCGCCGGCGACCTGGCCCGGATCTCCGGCGACCTGCGCGCCGCGGTGTCCGGCTTCCGCTACTGA
- a CDS encoding response regulator gives MIRVFLLDDHEVVRRGIADLLGAADDIEIVGESGLAQEAARRIPALRPDVMILDGRLPDGSGIDVCRDVRAVDSSIKGLILTSYEDDEALFAAIMAGASGYVLKQIRGNDLVDAVRRVAQGQSLLDPAVTQRVLERIRTGVEEPRELRSLTEQERRILEYVAEGLTNREIAGKMFLAEKTVKNYVSSVLAKLGLERRTQAAVLATRLLGEHKG, from the coding sequence GTGATTCGTGTGTTTCTGCTCGACGACCACGAGGTCGTGCGCCGTGGCATCGCCGACCTCCTCGGGGCGGCCGATGACATCGAGATCGTCGGTGAGTCCGGCCTGGCTCAGGAGGCGGCCCGGCGGATTCCGGCGCTGCGGCCGGACGTGATGATCCTGGACGGCCGGCTGCCGGACGGCAGTGGCATCGACGTGTGCCGGGACGTGCGGGCCGTCGACTCCTCGATCAAGGGCCTGATCCTGACGTCGTACGAGGACGACGAGGCCCTGTTCGCCGCGATCATGGCGGGTGCGTCCGGTTACGTGCTGAAGCAGATCCGCGGCAATGACCTGGTCGACGCGGTGCGCCGGGTGGCACAGGGGCAGTCGCTGCTCGACCCGGCCGTCACCCAGCGGGTGCTGGAGCGCATCCGCACCGGCGTGGAGGAGCCCCGGGAGCTGCGGTCGCTGACCGAGCAGGAGCGCCGGATCCTGGAGTACGTCGCGGAGGGCCTGACGAACCGGGAGATCGCCGGCAAGATGTTCCTGGCCGAGAAGACCGTGAAGAACTACGTCTCCAGCGTCCTGGCCAAGCTCGGTCTCGAGCGCCGCACCCAGGCCGCCGTCCTCGCGACCCGGCTGCTGGGCGAGCACAAGGGCTGA
- a CDS encoding ABC transporter ATP-binding protein has product MFGGGFGGPGGGPGSGSPGGFSGSGAGKAARNQGLPFAGIPPELADGVARLEATEPPVRPAHEPFSFAPDGGRVSLWSLLSRRPRLLVVAAVAVLAEALLLQSGPYLVQIGIDHGIVARSAPVLVASAVAFLLAVVLTGVATGARIRQSGRLAAYATRDLRVRVFAQLQRMSLDYYTRERAGVTMTRMTSDVEALQHLLQEGFAQFLIQGLTMVVVTAVLVRYDAGLAALTFLIVVPPLLALTLWFRRAADDTYNRQRDSIAAMFAHLSESLYGVRVITAYGQQHRHVLAHRGVVGAYRDANDATGRINAVYGPGTSVIGLLGLAALLWIGGRMVLRGELSIGELTAFVLYLNAFFLPVQQLVQLYTNYQQARAAIGKLRGLLSTPPGVPSGEFDLPEVRGEITFAAVDFAYERGRPVLTGVSLRIAPGETVACVGPTGAGKSTIAKLVARFYDPVSGTVEIDGHDLRTVSLPSLHRQVGVVPQEPFLFAASLRDNLAFARPDAGDAEIMDAVTAVGLDDLVARVGLDGFLHERGQSVSSGERQLIALARAVLAEPRIVVLDEATSSLDLRSELRVEAALDRLLAGRTAILVAHRLSTARRADRILVVEDGRVVESGPHDALIAAGGRYAAMFATWESAIPGTAR; this is encoded by the coding sequence ATGTTCGGCGGTGGTTTCGGCGGTCCCGGCGGCGGCCCGGGGTCGGGCTCGCCCGGCGGTTTCTCCGGCAGCGGCGCCGGGAAGGCCGCGCGCAACCAGGGCCTGCCGTTCGCCGGAATCCCGCCCGAGCTGGCCGACGGCGTGGCCCGGCTGGAGGCCACCGAGCCGCCGGTGCGGCCCGCGCACGAGCCGTTCTCGTTCGCGCCGGACGGCGGGCGCGTCTCGCTCTGGTCGCTGCTGTCCCGCCGCCCGCGCCTGCTGGTCGTGGCCGCGGTCGCGGTGCTGGCCGAGGCGCTGCTGCTGCAGTCCGGGCCGTACCTGGTGCAGATCGGCATCGACCACGGCATCGTCGCCCGCAGCGCCCCGGTGCTGGTCGCCAGCGCGGTCGCGTTCCTGCTCGCGGTCGTGCTCACCGGCGTGGCGACCGGCGCCCGGATCCGGCAGAGCGGCCGGCTGGCCGCCTACGCCACCCGCGACCTGCGCGTCCGCGTCTTCGCCCAGCTGCAGCGGATGTCGCTGGACTACTACACGCGGGAGAGGGCCGGCGTCACCATGACCCGGATGACCTCGGACGTCGAGGCGCTGCAACACCTGCTCCAGGAGGGGTTCGCGCAGTTCCTGATCCAGGGTTTGACCATGGTCGTGGTCACCGCGGTGCTGGTGCGCTACGACGCCGGGCTGGCCGCGCTCACGTTCCTGATCGTGGTGCCGCCGCTGCTCGCGCTCACGCTGTGGTTCCGGCGTGCCGCCGACGACACCTACAACCGGCAGCGGGACAGCATCGCGGCGATGTTCGCGCACCTGTCCGAGAGCCTCTACGGCGTGCGGGTGATCACCGCGTACGGCCAGCAGCACCGGCACGTGCTCGCGCATCGCGGTGTGGTCGGCGCGTACCGGGACGCGAACGACGCGACCGGCCGGATCAACGCGGTCTACGGCCCCGGCACGTCCGTGATCGGGCTGCTCGGACTGGCCGCGCTGCTCTGGATCGGCGGCCGGATGGTGCTGCGCGGCGAGCTGTCGATCGGCGAGCTGACCGCGTTCGTGCTCTATCTGAACGCGTTCTTCCTGCCGGTGCAGCAGCTGGTCCAGCTGTACACGAACTATCAGCAGGCCCGCGCCGCGATCGGCAAGCTGCGCGGCCTGCTGAGCACGCCGCCCGGCGTACCCTCGGGGGAATTTGATCTTCCAGAGGTGCGCGGCGAGATCACGTTCGCCGCTGTGGACTTCGCCTATGAACGCGGGCGTCCGGTGCTGACCGGCGTGTCGCTGCGGATCGCGCCGGGGGAGACCGTGGCGTGCGTGGGACCCACCGGCGCCGGGAAGTCCACGATCGCCAAGCTGGTGGCGCGCTTCTACGACCCGGTGTCCGGCACGGTCGAGATCGACGGCCACGACCTGCGCACGGTGTCGCTCCCGTCGCTGCACCGGCAGGTCGGCGTGGTCCCGCAGGAGCCGTTCCTGTTCGCCGCGTCGCTGCGGGACAACCTCGCGTTCGCCCGGCCGGACGCCGGCGACGCCGAGATCATGGACGCGGTCACCGCGGTCGGGCTGGACGACCTGGTCGCGCGCGTCGGCCTGGACGGCTTCCTGCACGAGCGCGGCCAGTCCGTCTCGTCCGGCGAGCGGCAGCTGATCGCGCTGGCCCGCGCGGTCCTGGCCGAGCCGCGGATCGTGGTGCTGGACGAGGCGACCTCCAGCCTGGACTTGCGCTCCGAGCTGCGGGTGGAGGCCGCGCTGGACCGGCTGCTGGCCGGGCGCACCGCGATCCTGGTGGCGCACCGGCTCTCCACGGCGCGGCGCGCGGACCGGATCCTGGTCGTCGAGGACGGCCGGGTGGTCGAGTCCGGCCCGCACGACGCGCTGATCGCCGCCGGCGGCCGTTACGCCGCGATGTTCGCCACCTGGGAATCCGCTATTCCAGGAACCGCGCGGTGA
- a CDS encoding Imm51 family immunity protein, which yields MDPLSLIETKPGAYSLILHAGSTPVDEVIEELGHEPNGYFWEGVAQLVVRSDAPHLEGRFRYDPEGSMFCAYGADRAALEELATHLASVATDAVRARLIVTNAEAQGFEFDD from the coding sequence GTGGATCCATTGAGTCTGATCGAGACCAAGCCCGGTGCCTACTCGCTGATCCTGCACGCCGGCAGCACGCCGGTCGACGAGGTCATCGAGGAGCTCGGCCACGAGCCGAACGGCTACTTCTGGGAGGGCGTGGCACAGCTCGTCGTCCGCTCCGACGCCCCGCACCTGGAGGGCCGCTTCCGCTACGACCCGGAGGGCAGCATGTTCTGCGCCTACGGCGCCGACCGTGCCGCGCTGGAGGAACTGGCCACCCACCTGGCCTCGGTCGCCACCGACGCGGTCCGCGCCCGCCTGATCGTCACGAACGCGGAGGCGCAGGGCTTCGAGTTCGACGACTGA
- a CDS encoding helix-turn-helix domain-containing protein has translation MTDLGWREAADEREFRATLKTLQEKRGLSNKDLAAAMQFHPSYVSHIVSGRCAPTPNFAMRADAVLGADGELLKLCAKARHGEPGDPARRAVIAREAELPAAGTSELIVEREEASVRYDETYRRYQISIRRHLLNRTSAPVTWFPAHVAPDASPDDYQAAKRLYTAQPISDRDLGFYARYNGRPVTWEVERVSEWRRDIAIRFRRFGLHEPIYPGERATVEYGYRLPETHWGDWFEREIRWLTKQLVVRLEFPRHLSMHVAGEFSSMSGDRPLDPPATVTPLGDLDRFEWRSDTPLKPGVSVRFAWTVTAATPARRHDFLVAA, from the coding sequence ATGACTGATCTTGGGTGGCGAGAGGCAGCGGACGAAAGAGAATTCCGCGCCACGCTCAAAACGCTACAAGAAAAGCGCGGCCTGAGTAACAAGGACCTTGCCGCGGCCATGCAGTTCCACCCGTCGTACGTGAGCCACATCGTCAGCGGCCGCTGCGCACCCACGCCGAACTTCGCGATGCGCGCGGACGCGGTGCTCGGCGCGGACGGTGAGCTGCTCAAGCTCTGCGCCAAGGCGCGGCACGGCGAGCCCGGCGACCCGGCCCGGCGCGCGGTCATCGCGCGCGAGGCCGAACTGCCGGCGGCCGGCACCTCGGAGCTGATCGTGGAGCGCGAGGAGGCCTCGGTCCGCTACGACGAGACGTACCGGCGCTACCAGATCTCGATCCGCCGGCACCTGCTGAACCGCACGTCCGCGCCGGTCACCTGGTTCCCGGCGCACGTCGCGCCGGACGCGTCCCCGGACGACTACCAGGCCGCGAAACGCCTCTACACCGCACAGCCGATCAGCGACCGCGACCTCGGTTTCTACGCCCGGTACAACGGCCGCCCGGTCACCTGGGAGGTCGAGCGGGTCAGCGAGTGGCGCCGCGACATCGCGATCCGCTTCCGCCGCTTCGGCCTGCACGAGCCGATCTATCCCGGCGAGCGCGCCACCGTCGAGTACGGCTACCGCCTCCCGGAGACCCACTGGGGCGACTGGTTCGAGCGCGAGATCCGATGGCTGACCAAGCAACTGGTGGTCCGCCTCGAATTCCCCCGCCACCTGTCCATGCACGTCGCCGGCGAGTTCTCCTCGATGAGCGGCGACCGCCCCCTCGACCCACCCGCCACGGTCACCCCGCTCGGCGACCTGGACCGTTTCGAGTGGCGCAGCGACACCCCGCTCAAACCGGGCGTCTCGGTCCGCTTCGCCTGGACCGTCACCGCCGCCACCCCGGCCCGCCGCCACGATTTCCTGGTGGCCGCCTGA